Proteins from a genomic interval of Psychrobacter fulvigenes:
- the purL gene encoding phosphoribosylformylglycinamidine synthase — protein sequence MMTIAGQPFLTDFQTQQLISQFQQKTELNVSHIHTQQVYVLSRELKGDEHKKALDLFGIKEDTQLAAPQDNQLQVIVSPRFGTISPWASKATDIFNNCDIKINRVERVIVYTLTVDEKADGKVGATLPKAAEQLLFDRMTQSLVYDLNDVNKLFDDEQPASLNHIDVIGQGQSALEAANTEFGFALSVEDIDYLMNAYVNELKRNPTDVELMMFAQANSEHCRHKIFNAEWTVDGAVQPKSLFQMIKNTYKANPQGILSAYKDNAAVMAGAEGMRFYSIPTDAQDANSAHPYDFHQEEIDILMKVETHNHPTAIAPYAGAATGAGGEIRDEGATGRGGKPKAGLTGFHVSHLHIPELSEKWEQSGQVSTQDYGTPDRMATSLEIMTEAPLGSANFSNEFGRPNLCGYFRSFQLDTSAAKDGSQMRGYHKPIMLAGGYGNIKRNLIEKNAIQQGDLLIVLGGPAMQIGLGGGAASSVDSGSLDEGLDFASVQRDNAEMERRCQEVLDRCWALAGNGKSGNDIDASNNSKDGNPIVSLHDVGAGGLSNAMPELVNDHEMGAVLNLRKIPSLEAGMSPMAIWSNEAQERYVLAIRPESKEQFDAICARERCPYAILGEATEIRQLVVNDELLPEQPVDMPMQVLLGGTPQMQRSFSRQEATLPALELSEVNLAESIKDVLRHPTVASKSFLISIGDRSITGMVVRDQYVGRYQVPVADCAVTASGLIALDGQPMSGEAMSVGERTPVALINPKASARLAVGEAITNIAGARITQLSDITMSANWMAACGEDVEDAALFDAVHTVGEELCPALGIAIPVGKDSLSMRANWSDEDADNQNQDKSVVSPMSLVITAFAPVVDVAKTLTPELINGDSAFYRIDLSKGQFRLGGSILAQTLSQLGNDCPDLAQPSDLIDFFNFVQAGNEQGVISAYHDIGDGGLLATIAEMQFTSRQGIKLSLTDDNLLGQLFSEELGAVIQVLPENVAALMQLAEEFNVSDMLSLVGQSSEEDSLIIQTPTLMGDDTLRFSRSELQQEWSQVSYQIARRRDNPACVQQEYDLIADTNHKGLIAAPNFDLNQKVEEPYLNSRETKPRVAILREQGVNGQSEMAAGFTQAGFEAVDVHMSDLLEGRINLRDFDGLVACGGFSYGDVLGAGSGWANSILFHDELRMQFVRFFARPDTFSLGVCNGCQMMAQLKDLIPGAENFPRFIANQSARFEARTVNVKVERTKSILFKGMQDSILPIAVAHGEGYATLDNTEIDGMAKHGQLAMRYVDSQGHPTETYPLNPNGSLGGVTGLCSTDGRVTIMMPHPERTLRAYNHSWKPEEWNEDGAWMRMFRNARAWLR from the coding sequence ATGATGACCATCGCCGGACAACCGTTTCTTACCGATTTTCAGACGCAGCAACTCATCAGTCAGTTTCAGCAAAAAACCGAGCTAAATGTCAGCCACATCCATACTCAGCAAGTTTATGTGCTATCACGAGAACTAAAAGGTGATGAGCATAAAAAAGCGCTGGACTTATTTGGTATTAAAGAAGATACCCAGCTTGCCGCCCCGCAAGATAACCAATTACAAGTGATCGTGAGCCCGCGTTTTGGTACGATTTCGCCGTGGGCAAGTAAAGCGACCGATATTTTTAATAACTGTGACATTAAGATTAACCGTGTCGAGCGCGTCATTGTTTATACCCTAACTGTTGATGAAAAAGCAGACGGCAAAGTAGGTGCTACGCTACCTAAAGCCGCTGAGCAATTATTGTTTGATCGCATGACCCAAAGCTTGGTTTATGACTTAAACGATGTGAATAAATTGTTCGATGACGAGCAACCAGCGTCGCTTAATCATATCGATGTGATTGGACAAGGTCAGTCAGCGTTAGAAGCAGCCAACACAGAGTTTGGTTTTGCGCTATCTGTTGAGGATATTGACTACCTAATGAATGCGTACGTCAATGAGCTAAAGCGTAATCCAACCGACGTTGAGCTAATGATGTTTGCCCAAGCAAACTCAGAGCATTGCCGTCACAAGATTTTCAACGCTGAATGGACAGTTGATGGCGCAGTACAGCCAAAATCACTGTTCCAAATGATTAAGAATACTTATAAGGCCAACCCACAAGGTATCTTGTCGGCTTATAAAGACAACGCTGCGGTAATGGCTGGGGCAGAGGGGATGCGTTTTTACTCGATTCCTACCGACGCTCAAGATGCTAATTCTGCCCATCCCTACGATTTTCATCAAGAAGAAATCGATATCTTAATGAAAGTCGAAACCCATAACCATCCAACCGCGATTGCCCCTTATGCCGGTGCAGCGACAGGTGCGGGTGGTGAAATTCGTGATGAAGGTGCAACCGGTCGTGGCGGTAAGCCCAAAGCAGGTCTGACGGGTTTCCATGTGTCACATTTACATATCCCAGAGCTGAGCGAAAAGTGGGAGCAGTCCGGTCAGGTCAGTACGCAGGACTATGGTACGCCGGATCGTATGGCAACCAGTCTTGAGATTATGACCGAGGCGCCATTGGGCTCAGCTAACTTCTCTAACGAGTTTGGTCGTCCAAACCTATGCGGTTACTTCCGTAGTTTCCAGTTGGACACTTCAGCGGCAAAAGATGGCAGCCAAATGCGCGGCTATCATAAGCCTATCATGCTGGCAGGCGGTTACGGCAATATCAAACGCAACTTGATTGAGAAAAACGCCATTCAGCAAGGTGACCTGCTTATCGTCCTTGGTGGCCCTGCGATGCAAATTGGCCTTGGTGGCGGTGCAGCGTCTTCTGTCGATAGTGGCTCACTCGATGAAGGCTTAGACTTTGCTTCTGTACAGCGTGATAACGCTGAGATGGAGCGTCGCTGTCAAGAAGTCCTTGATCGCTGTTGGGCCCTCGCTGGTAATGGAAAGTCTGGTAACGATATTGACGCAAGCAACAACAGTAAAGATGGCAACCCAATCGTTTCATTACATGACGTCGGAGCAGGCGGTCTATCGAATGCCATGCCAGAACTGGTCAATGATCATGAAATGGGCGCGGTGTTAAATCTACGTAAAATCCCGTCGTTAGAAGCAGGCATGTCGCCAATGGCGATTTGGTCAAACGAAGCGCAAGAGCGTTATGTGCTGGCGATTCGCCCTGAAAGCAAAGAGCAGTTCGATGCGATCTGTGCGCGTGAACGCTGTCCGTATGCGATCTTAGGCGAAGCAACTGAAATCCGTCAGCTTGTCGTTAATGATGAGCTGCTGCCTGAGCAGCCAGTCGATATGCCGATGCAAGTGTTGCTCGGTGGTACGCCGCAAATGCAGCGTAGCTTTAGCCGTCAAGAGGCTACTTTGCCAGCGCTAGAACTTAGTGAAGTCAATCTAGCCGAATCAATCAAAGATGTATTACGTCATCCAACCGTCGCTAGCAAATCGTTCCTGATTAGCATCGGTGACCGTTCTATCACTGGTATGGTCGTGCGTGATCAGTATGTTGGTCGCTATCAAGTTCCTGTAGCAGATTGCGCGGTTACGGCATCAGGCTTGATAGCTCTCGATGGTCAGCCAATGAGCGGTGAAGCGATGAGTGTTGGTGAACGTACGCCTGTCGCGCTTATCAATCCAAAAGCCTCTGCACGATTAGCCGTTGGTGAAGCGATTACCAATATCGCGGGCGCGCGTATCACTCAGCTATCTGATATCACGATGTCAGCGAACTGGATGGCAGCTTGTGGCGAAGACGTAGAAGATGCGGCATTATTTGACGCCGTCCATACTGTCGGCGAAGAGCTATGCCCAGCACTCGGTATCGCTATTCCAGTTGGTAAAGATTCGCTATCCATGCGTGCCAACTGGAGTGACGAAGACGCTGATAATCAAAACCAAGACAAATCAGTCGTTTCACCAATGAGCCTCGTCATTACGGCCTTTGCACCAGTCGTTGATGTGGCAAAAACCCTAACGCCTGAGCTAATCAATGGCGATAGCGCCTTCTACCGTATTGATTTATCAAAAGGTCAATTCCGTCTAGGCGGCTCAATCCTTGCGCAAACGCTTAGCCAACTAGGCAATGACTGCCCAGATTTAGCGCAGCCAAGCGACTTGATCGACTTCTTTAACTTTGTCCAAGCGGGTAACGAGCAAGGCGTCATCAGCGCCTATCACGATATCGGTGATGGCGGGCTGCTAGCGACTATCGCTGAGATGCAATTCACCAGCCGCCAAGGAATCAAGCTGTCATTGACTGATGATAATCTGCTCGGTCAACTGTTCAGTGAAGAGCTGGGTGCAGTTATTCAAGTACTACCAGAAAATGTTGCCGCGTTAATGCAACTGGCAGAAGAATTCAACGTCAGCGATATGCTGAGTCTCGTTGGTCAAAGCTCAGAAGAAGACAGCTTAATCATCCAAACGCCAACGCTCATGGGTGACGATACTCTACGCTTTAGCCGTAGCGAGCTGCAACAAGAGTGGAGTCAGGTTAGCTATCAAATTGCTCGCCGCCGTGACAACCCAGCTTGCGTACAGCAAGAATATGACTTGATTGCCGATACAAACCACAAAGGTCTAATCGCTGCACCAAACTTTGACCTCAATCAAAAGGTTGAAGAACCGTACTTAAATAGCCGTGAAACTAAGCCAAGAGTCGCCATTTTGCGTGAGCAAGGCGTCAACGGTCAGTCAGAAATGGCAGCAGGCTTTACGCAAGCTGGCTTTGAAGCGGTCGACGTGCACATGAGCGATTTGCTTGAAGGTCGTATCAATCTACGTGACTTTGACGGTCTAGTTGCTTGTGGTGGCTTTAGTTACGGTGATGTACTCGGCGCAGGCTCGGGCTGGGCAAACTCTATCTTGTTCCATGACGAATTACGCATGCAGTTTGTGCGCTTCTTTGCCCGTCCGGATACCTTCTCACTTGGTGTCTGTAACGGTTGTCAGATGATGGCGCAATTGAAAGACCTCATCCCAGGCGCGGAAAACTTCCCAAGATTTATTGCCAACCAGTCAGCTCGTTTTGAAGCGCGTACGGTCAACGTCAAAGTCGAGCGTACCAAGTCCATCCTATTCAAAGGTATGCAAGATAGCATCTTACCAATCGCTGTGGCGCACGGTGAAGGCTATGCCACGCTGGACAACACCGAGATCGACGGTATGGCAAAACATGGTCAGCTGGCCATGCGTTATGTCGATAGCCAAGGTCATCCAACTGAGACTTATCCGCTCAATCCAAACGGTTCGCTCGGCGGTGTCACGGGTCTGTGTAGCACCGACGGTCGCGTCACTATCATGATGCCGCACCCTGAGCGTACGCTACGTGCCTACAATCACAGCTGGAAACCAGAAGAGTGGAACGAGGACGGCGCGTGGATGCGTATGTTCCGTAATGCGCGGGCTTGGTTGCGTTAG
- a CDS encoding NAD(P)/FAD-dependent oxidoreductase → MTDHSLHTADAQSPQIAIIGAGLTGLFTATLLERAFRQANDRALVPQITVFEKSAGVGRLATRYRSDSVTKQNWQWAFGAQFFTAKTSSFQQFIAPWLESKLIQPWCAQVVDLNPASVSGQSLDIQQKEQWDTAQARYISTPKMTSWGRALADELAHTTINFKTRVAPLAHDTQNQVDNKTELFDETGDSLGYFDWVICTAPNAQAVELMANSGFTKQAKIIEPQMQACYTLMLGWDNVQPLPEALNKQGKPAWDVAYVHDSIIDRIFIEQQKHAHDELLPSVTIHARNDWSEQQVDEDIETVKAQLLQAAQKALNWNEDSAPSQVDCHRWRYAATIIGTDKEALGILLDQQQQWIVSGDWCGQGNIESCYQMAQQTVEMVCQTT, encoded by the coding sequence ATGACAGATCACTCTTTGCACACTGCCGATGCACAATCACCACAGATCGCTATTATCGGCGCTGGTTTGACAGGGCTGTTTACCGCGACCTTATTAGAGCGCGCTTTTAGACAAGCCAATGACAGAGCTCTCGTACCACAAATAACTGTCTTTGAAAAATCAGCGGGTGTTGGTCGTTTGGCAACACGTTATCGTAGCGATAGCGTGACTAAACAAAACTGGCAATGGGCATTTGGAGCGCAGTTTTTTACGGCAAAGACTTCCAGCTTTCAGCAGTTTATTGCACCTTGGCTTGAGTCAAAGCTCATTCAGCCGTGGTGTGCGCAAGTGGTTGATTTAAATCCAGCGAGCGTTAGTGGTCAATCCCTCGATATTCAGCAAAAGGAGCAGTGGGACACGGCGCAGGCGCGTTATATCAGTACACCAAAAATGACCAGTTGGGGGCGAGCATTGGCCGATGAGCTAGCGCATACGACCATCAACTTTAAAACCCGTGTCGCACCGCTGGCTCACGACACACAAAATCAAGTTGATAACAAAACCGAGCTATTCGATGAAACGGGAGACAGTCTGGGCTACTTTGATTGGGTAATTTGTACGGCGCCAAATGCTCAAGCCGTAGAACTAATGGCAAATAGCGGCTTTACTAAACAAGCAAAAATAATCGAGCCCCAAATGCAGGCTTGTTACACACTGATGTTAGGTTGGGATAACGTGCAGCCATTACCTGAGGCGTTAAACAAACAAGGGAAACCAGCATGGGATGTGGCTTATGTGCATGATTCAATAATTGACAGAATATTCATTGAACAGCAAAAGCATGCCCATGATGAGCTGCTGCCCAGTGTCACGATACATGCACGTAATGATTGGTCAGAGCAGCAAGTCGATGAGGATATCGAAACCGTCAAAGCGCAATTATTACAGGCAGCTCAAAAGGCTTTAAATTGGAATGAGGACAGCGCACCCAGTCAAGTAGACTGTCATCGTTGGCGTTATGCAGCGACGATCATTGGGACTGATAAAGAAGCATTAGGTATCTTGCTTGATCAGCAGCAGCAGTGGATTGTCAGTGGTGATTGGTGCGGGCAAGGTAATATCGAGAGCTGCTATCAGATGGCACAACAAACGGTAGAAATGGTCTGTCAAACAACTTAA
- a CDS encoding BaiN/RdsA family NAD(P)/FAD-dependent oxidoreductase: protein MNNSPTYYDVIIIGAGASGLYCALTAGRRGRRVLVLDHANKVGKKILMSGGGRCNFTNYFVEPEHFISSNSHFFKSALSRYPSWEFIAMVEQHNIAYHERDNGQLFCDDSAKDIVTMLLDECAAVGVQVRINTQIDKVETIEATADKHNARFQLLTSKKLSKKDKQAALTATEANAAKPSQASYRCESLVVATGGLSIPTLGASGFGYELAQQFGHTLIATDASLVPFTFTDKTGELIRALAGISLPVIASNERISFKLPLLFTHRGLSGPSMLQLSNYWHTGETITIDLLPETDVTELLLARKKSHPKQLIRTVLAESTDNALPKKLLAALQSHLWEDIKDTELANIKDERLIELGATLNGWQLKPSGTEGYRTAEVTRGGVKTNDISSKTMQSNLQDGLYFIGEVLDVTGWLGGYNFQWAWASGFVCGEVV from the coding sequence ATGAATAATTCCCCTACATATTATGATGTCATCATTATCGGCGCGGGAGCCTCTGGGCTATACTGTGCGCTGACCGCTGGGCGTCGTGGTCGCCGTGTATTGGTGTTAGATCATGCCAATAAGGTAGGCAAAAAAATCCTGATGTCAGGGGGTGGCCGCTGTAACTTTACCAACTATTTCGTCGAGCCTGAGCATTTTATCAGCAGCAATTCGCATTTTTTTAAATCAGCGTTAAGCCGTTACCCCAGTTGGGAGTTCATCGCCATGGTCGAACAGCATAACATTGCTTATCATGAGCGAGATAATGGCCAGCTGTTTTGTGATGATTCAGCAAAAGATATTGTAACCATGCTGCTAGATGAATGTGCAGCGGTCGGTGTGCAAGTCCGAATCAACACCCAGATTGACAAAGTTGAGACTATTGAGGCCACTGCTGATAAGCATAACGCGCGTTTTCAATTACTAACCTCGAAAAAACTCAGCAAAAAAGACAAACAAGCTGCTCTCACTGCAACCGAAGCCAATGCCGCCAAACCTTCGCAAGCCAGCTATCGCTGTGAATCATTAGTGGTGGCGACAGGTGGTTTGTCCATTCCAACACTGGGCGCAAGCGGGTTTGGCTATGAGTTGGCGCAGCAATTTGGACATACACTTATCGCAACCGATGCCAGTCTAGTGCCCTTTACCTTTACCGATAAAACCGGCGAGCTCATTCGCGCCTTGGCTGGTATCAGCTTACCTGTGATCGCTAGTAATGAGCGTATCTCATTCAAGTTGCCACTGCTGTTTACCCATCGCGGCTTATCAGGCCCTTCTATGCTGCAGCTATCTAACTACTGGCACACTGGCGAGACCATCACTATTGATTTATTGCCCGAAACTGATGTCACGGAGCTGCTTCTCGCTCGCAAAAAATCGCACCCCAAGCAGTTAATACGAACGGTACTGGCAGAAAGCACTGACAATGCTCTCCCCAAAAAGCTGCTTGCTGCATTACAAAGCCATCTTTGGGAAGATATCAAAGATACTGAACTTGCCAATATTAAAGATGAGCGCCTAATAGAGCTTGGGGCTACTCTCAATGGCTGGCAACTAAAGCCCTCTGGTACTGAGGGTTATCGCACGGCAGAAGTGACACGCGGCGGCGTCAAAACCAACGATATCTCCTCAAAAACCATGCAAAGTAACTTGCAAGACGGGCTGTATTTCATCGGTGAAGTGCTCGATGTCACAGGGTGGCTTGGCGGTTATAACTTTCAATGGGCGTGGGCCAGCGGCTTTGTCTGCGGTGAAGTGGTTTAA
- the pgsA gene encoding CDP-diacylglycerol--glycerol-3-phosphate 3-phosphatidyltransferase — translation MTESTQLHTPQPSQPQNEKSIFNLPNNLTIARILMIPLFVAIAYWPPAMGIGLPAISDNVIARVGMSEFSDSLLRHLLLTGVFIIAAITDWLDGYFARKLNVVSAFGRFLDPVADKLMVAVALIILVQWHPNIIMAIAAIVIISREIAVSALREWMAELGKSTSVAVSYVGKLKTTFQMVAITVLLLNWESLETIGYVLMVAAVVLTLWSMMIYLRAAWPYLKQSG, via the coding sequence ATGACCGAGAGCACACAGCTGCATACGCCACAGCCGTCACAACCGCAAAACGAAAAAAGCATTTTTAATTTGCCCAACAACCTTACGATTGCGCGTATTTTGATGATTCCGCTATTCGTCGCAATCGCTTATTGGCCACCAGCAATGGGTATTGGCTTACCTGCGATTTCAGATAACGTCATCGCTCGGGTAGGGATGAGTGAATTTAGCGATAGCCTATTACGCCATTTGTTATTGACAGGCGTCTTTATCATCGCTGCCATTACTGATTGGCTCGATGGTTACTTCGCCCGTAAGCTCAATGTAGTCTCAGCTTTTGGTCGCTTTTTAGATCCCGTTGCTGATAAGCTGATGGTTGCAGTAGCACTGATTATCTTGGTGCAGTGGCATCCCAATATTATTATGGCGATTGCTGCGATTGTAATTATCTCGCGTGAGATTGCGGTATCCGCATTACGTGAATGGATGGCAGAGCTTGGTAAAAGTACCAGTGTCGCAGTGTCGTATGTTGGCAAGCTGAAAACCACCTTTCAGATGGTTGCTATCACGGTGCTTTTATTAAACTGGGAGTCGCTTGAAACCATTGGTTATGTGTTAATGGTTGCGGCCGTTGTTTTGACCCTATGGTCGATGATGATTTACCTAAGAGCGGCTTGGCCATACCTAAAACAAAGTGGTTAA
- the acs gene encoding acetate--CoA ligase — protein sequence MTQPSFPISAEFVAAANTTSAQYIEDYQRSIASPEANEAFWAERAELIDWIKKPTKISNVNYDLDDFHIKWFEDGELNISVNCIDRHLKTNPYKPAIIWEGDHPSLHKIISYKELHAEVCRLGNAMRKLGISKGDRVTLYMPMVPEAMIAMLACARIGAVHSVVFAGFSAESLGSRIIDSQSKLVITADEGLRGNKHTRLKANVDRALEMDGTQCVEKVIVVHRTGNSIPMSGRRDVWYHSLVAGESAECEPEVMNSEDPLFLLYTSGSTGKPKGVLHTTGGYITYALSTFRDAFDIKEEDVYWCTADVGWITGHTYSTYAPLANGTTTLMFEGAPDYPTWARVGHIIDKNKVSVLYTAPTAIRSMMKEGDAFVRESDRSSLRLLATVGEPINPEAWDWYYDVVGGGKCPIVDTWWQTETGGIMIAPIPGTVALKPSCAMNPLYGIMPEVVDSDGEVLEGLAEGNLVIRGSWPGQMRTIYNDHQRFLQTYFTEYPGYYFTGDGAQRDEDGHYWITGRVDDVLNVAGHRLGTAEVESAIDSHPATVEAAVVGMPHEIRGVGIAAFVILKSGEVANKHLKSELNRHVRAEIGPIANLDAIYIVDGLPKTRSGKIMRRILRSIAAGQYVGLGDLSTLADSSVINKIIEVVKAEHQ from the coding sequence ATGACGCAACCCTCATTTCCCATTTCGGCTGAGTTTGTCGCTGCCGCCAATACCACTTCTGCACAGTACATCGAAGATTATCAAAGATCCATCGCATCACCTGAAGCCAATGAGGCTTTTTGGGCTGAGCGTGCCGAGCTTATCGACTGGATAAAAAAGCCAACCAAAATCAGCAATGTGAACTATGATTTGGACGATTTTCATATCAAGTGGTTTGAAGATGGAGAGCTGAATATATCCGTCAACTGTATAGATCGCCACTTAAAAACCAACCCTTATAAGCCAGCCATTATCTGGGAAGGTGACCACCCATCCCTGCACAAAATTATCTCTTATAAAGAGCTACATGCTGAGGTTTGCCGACTTGGTAATGCCATGCGTAAGCTTGGAATCAGTAAGGGCGATCGGGTCACGCTATATATGCCGATGGTACCTGAGGCCATGATCGCCATGTTGGCCTGCGCGCGTATTGGCGCCGTACATTCAGTGGTGTTTGCTGGTTTTTCGGCTGAGAGCTTGGGCAGCCGTATCATCGATAGTCAATCCAAGCTTGTCATCACTGCTGATGAAGGTCTGCGTGGAAATAAGCATACACGGCTCAAAGCCAATGTCGATCGTGCCTTAGAGATGGACGGCACTCAATGCGTTGAAAAAGTCATCGTGGTACATCGTACGGGCAATTCAATTCCGATGAGTGGTCGCCGCGACGTTTGGTATCATTCTTTGGTCGCTGGCGAGTCGGCAGAGTGTGAGCCTGAGGTCATGAATAGCGAGGATCCGCTGTTTTTATTGTATACCTCTGGCTCAACAGGCAAACCCAAAGGCGTCCTGCACACCACGGGCGGGTATATCACTTATGCGCTCTCAACCTTCCGTGATGCATTTGATATAAAGGAAGAGGATGTCTACTGGTGTACGGCTGATGTTGGCTGGATCACTGGTCATACCTATTCTACCTATGCGCCACTAGCCAATGGCACCACGACTCTAATGTTCGAAGGCGCACCAGACTATCCAACGTGGGCACGGGTTGGGCATATCATCGATAAGAATAAAGTCAGTGTGTTATATACCGCACCGACGGCTATCCGCTCGATGATGAAAGAGGGCGATGCCTTCGTCCGTGAGTCTGATCGCTCAAGCCTGCGTCTGCTTGCTACCGTTGGCGAGCCTATCAACCCTGAAGCTTGGGACTGGTACTATGATGTCGTTGGCGGTGGTAAATGCCCCATAGTAGATACGTGGTGGCAGACAGAAACGGGCGGTATAATGATCGCGCCCATACCAGGGACAGTCGCACTCAAACCCAGCTGCGCGATGAATCCTTTGTACGGCATCATGCCCGAAGTCGTTGACAGCGATGGAGAAGTGCTAGAAGGTCTGGCTGAGGGGAACTTGGTCATTCGTGGCAGTTGGCCGGGGCAGATGCGTACTATTTATAATGATCATCAGCGCTTTTTGCAAACTTACTTCACTGAATATCCTGGCTATTACTTTACGGGAGATGGCGCACAGCGTGATGAGGATGGTCACTACTGGATCACAGGACGGGTGGATGATGTGCTCAATGTTGCAGGCCACCGTTTGGGTACTGCAGAAGTTGAGAGCGCAATAGATTCTCATCCTGCTACCGTTGAGGCGGCGGTGGTCGGTATGCCACACGAGATTCGCGGTGTGGGTATTGCTGCTTTTGTTATTCTCAAATCGGGAGAAGTTGCAAACAAGCATCTAAAATCTGAGCTAAATCGTCATGTACGTGCAGAGATTGGCCCGATTGCCAATTTAGACGCTATCTATATCGTTGATGGCTTACCAAAAACCCGTTCAGGTAAGATCATGCGCCGTATCTTACGCAGTATTGCAGCAGGGCAGTATGTTGGCCTTGGTGATTTATCGACCCTTGCAGACAGCTCGGTCATCAATAAGATAATTGAGGTGGTCAAAGCAGAACATCAATAA
- a CDS encoding MgtC/SapB family protein, producing MFGFDIDLDLMQYHFFQLGIAFILSLPIALNREMKDNGAGLRTFPLVTIASCAFMLVGRDIYESAGEARIMYAIITGMGFIGGGAIFKNEMGSKGTATAASLWNTGAIGISVAYGRYEIAIILSAVGFLILQFSEPFKVKRD from the coding sequence ATGTTTGGATTTGATATAGATTTAGACCTCATGCAATATCACTTTTTTCAGTTGGGCATTGCGTTTATCCTCTCCCTGCCGATCGCTCTAAACCGTGAGATGAAGGACAACGGCGCAGGTCTTAGGACATTTCCGCTGGTGACGATTGCTTCTTGTGCCTTTATGTTGGTCGGTAGGGATATTTATGAGTCTGCAGGTGAAGCGAGGATTATGTATGCCATCATCACGGGTATGGGCTTTATCGGTGGGGGTGCTATCTTCAAAAATGAAATGGGTTCTAAGGGTACGGCAACAGCAGCAAGCTTGTGGAATACAGGCGCAATTGGCATTTCGGTGGCATACGGTCGTTATGAGATTGCCATTATACTGTCTGCTGTCGGCTTTTTAATCCTGCAGTTTTCAGAGCCCTTTAAGGTGAAAAGAGATTAG
- a CDS encoding pyridoxamine 5'-phosphate oxidase family protein: MSKQDHIDKIQEIITDVKFAMMSTVNKKGDLHAWPMTTNETSIGGREIWFIGDKTSDVVKDLQDNSNVGLTYASQDDKDFVSITGDAELPDDKNKLEELWSPVYNAFFAEGKEDPNVQLIKVVPKGAECWISGSSTVNMFKMAAAALQEGKTAEDMGETFSVEL; the protein is encoded by the coding sequence ATGAGTAAACAAGATCATATCGACAAAATCCAAGAAATCATCACAGATGTCAAATTTGCGATGATGAGTACGGTCAATAAAAAAGGTGACTTGCATGCTTGGCCAATGACCACTAATGAAACCAGTATTGGCGGTCGTGAAATCTGGTTCATTGGTGACAAAACTTCAGACGTAGTAAAAGACCTTCAAGACAACTCAAACGTTGGTCTAACTTACGCCAGTCAAGATGACAAAGATTTTGTTTCAATTACTGGTGATGCGGAACTACCAGATGACAAAAACAAATTAGAGGAGCTGTGGTCTCCTGTTTACAATGCGTTTTTTGCTGAAGGCAAAGAAGATCCAAACGTTCAACTGATCAAAGTCGTACCAAAAGGCGCGGAGTGTTGGATTAGTGGTAGCTCTACGGTAAATATGTTCAAGATGGCCGCAGCAGCATTGCAAGAAGGAAAAACTGCTGAAGATATGGGCGAGACCTTTTCGGTAGAATTATAA